From a single Novipirellula caenicola genomic region:
- a CDS encoding FxsA family protein: MFVRLLAAFIIIPLVELYLLLQLADATSGLTAFAVVIGTGVLGSFLARREGANAWFRFQTALAEGRMPSREIQDGLMIVFAAAMLLTPGLLTDTLGFVLLVPAGRALVRRYVLSRYIGSVRVHVQGQRGTSGFSADDTDVESPLYPPRRPSSSKTIDATSYHKTHE; encoded by the coding sequence ATGTTTGTTCGGCTTCTCGCTGCGTTTATCATCATCCCGCTGGTAGAGCTCTATTTGTTGCTGCAATTGGCAGACGCCACCAGTGGTTTGACGGCGTTTGCAGTGGTCATCGGTACCGGAGTGCTTGGCTCGTTTCTGGCTCGCCGCGAAGGCGCTAACGCTTGGTTTCGTTTTCAAACCGCGTTGGCCGAAGGCCGGATGCCGAGTCGCGAGATCCAAGATGGATTGATGATCGTCTTTGCCGCCGCGATGTTGCTGACTCCGGGGCTGCTGACCGATACGCTGGGTTTTGTTTTGTTGGTTCCTGCCGGACGTGCGTTGGTTCGCCGTTACGTGCTGAGCCGCTATATCGGATCGGTGCGCGTTCATGTCCAAGGCCAGCGAGGCACCAGCGGCTTTTCGGCTGATGACACCGACGTCGAATCACCCCTTTACCCACCCCGCCGTCCGAGTTCATCCAAAACGATCGACGCCACCTCGTATCATAAAACCCACGAATAA
- a CDS encoding S26 family signal peptidase codes for MSRLRVGRARTAILAGIVVFTAAGWIAAWSGFTTHSKKQIFRVSGFSMAPTLCGDHQIIRCPGCRIEMKVAAESASTLIASGRQVTCWHCGEKRKYDSAAVQGDWVAGDLVEVTPIESNAENPLRIGDMIAVDLEGQLRVKRILALPGDVVSLDERRLCVNGKRLELQLAESADNRSGTLIDVDIDRHRSISRWARATDPEFSDWLVYHPQSVYEHSRPSEIYDDYPCNVDVIRRLDPVDQLAVSLSLSVAATIDVAFYSADGTRVATRNLAANELATFSVGTSSMVGTDEPQSTISLTSKTPLAIRVRGAAAARDIVEDLRVRRSIEYRLRSRDSVAAYPLTLKQDECFIVGDNVPISVDSRDFGPLPIKSIVGVARRLTPQ; via the coding sequence GTGTCACGGCTGCGGGTTGGCCGCGCCCGGACCGCAATCCTGGCGGGAATCGTCGTTTTTACCGCCGCCGGATGGATCGCCGCTTGGAGCGGTTTCACCACGCACTCAAAAAAGCAGATTTTTCGCGTCAGTGGGTTTTCCATGGCGCCGACGCTCTGTGGCGATCACCAGATCATCCGCTGCCCTGGTTGCCGTATCGAGATGAAAGTCGCTGCGGAGTCGGCTTCGACGCTGATCGCGTCGGGACGCCAGGTGACGTGTTGGCATTGTGGCGAAAAAAGGAAGTACGACAGCGCCGCGGTCCAGGGCGATTGGGTTGCGGGAGATCTCGTCGAGGTCACGCCGATCGAATCAAACGCCGAGAACCCGCTTCGCATCGGTGACATGATTGCCGTCGATCTCGAGGGGCAATTGCGGGTCAAACGAATCCTGGCATTGCCGGGTGATGTGGTTTCGCTTGACGAGCGGCGTTTGTGTGTGAATGGCAAGCGGCTCGAGTTGCAGCTGGCGGAATCGGCGGACAACCGCAGCGGGACACTGATCGATGTCGACATCGATCGCCACCGGTCGATATCACGCTGGGCTCGTGCGACCGATCCCGAATTTTCGGATTGGCTGGTTTATCACCCCCAATCGGTTTACGAACATTCGCGGCCGAGCGAGATCTATGACGATTACCCCTGTAACGTCGATGTGATTCGCCGGCTCGATCCTGTGGATCAATTGGCGGTTTCACTGTCGCTGAGCGTTGCCGCCACGATCGATGTCGCGTTTTATTCAGCTGATGGAACGCGTGTCGCGACGCGGAATCTCGCGGCCAACGAATTGGCAACGTTCTCTGTGGGAACGTCTAGCATGGTGGGGACGGATGAACCGCAGAGTACGATTTCGCTGACTTCGAAAACCCCGCTAGCGATCCGAGTTCGGGGGGCCGCTGCGGCGCGTGACATCGTGGAAGATCTGCGGGTTCGCAGGTCGATCGAATATCGCTTGCGGAGTCGAGATTCCGTTGCCGCGTATCCGCTGACGTTGAAGCAAGATGAATGTTTTATCGTTGGCGACAACGTGCCGATCTCGGTGGATAGCCGCGACTTTGGCCCGCTGCCCATCAAAAGTATCGTCGGCGTCGCCCGCCGTTTGACGCCGCAGTAG
- a CDS encoding beta-ketoacyl-ACP synthase III: protein MTQSNSPNRSATENQATCKTSADTNVSSAEPPSADASCASKAAASPSGELNYRGRMGKVAGVRVAATGSYVPEQIVTNEDLASLGCDSEWIVRRTGIRERRRAADDQSTSEMCYQAALRCLEAANMDASEIDLIIVATMTPDYPTPSTACQLQRMLGSVAPAMDINAACAGFTYAMITAAQFVGMGNSRRVLVVGADMMSRTVNPEDVKTYPLFGDGAGAVIMTPAEPESDAEATDSASRLHEQGLLSYQLGSEGCGGSMLCIPAGGTRRALTPEAFAEGAQYMTMDGRGVFKWAVRVFDESAKQVLQHAGVTSDQLSLVVLHQANQRIIDSAVADLDIAPKDVFVNLDRYGNTSAASIPLALDEAVRAGRIQRGELVLLCGFGAGLAWGTALLRW from the coding sequence ATGACCCAGTCGAACTCGCCCAATCGTTCTGCGACCGAAAACCAAGCCACTTGCAAAACCTCTGCGGACACCAACGTTTCGTCTGCGGAACCACCGAGTGCCGACGCTTCGTGTGCCTCAAAGGCAGCAGCCAGCCCGAGTGGCGAGCTGAATTATCGTGGCCGGATGGGAAAGGTGGCAGGCGTTCGCGTGGCGGCGACGGGATCTTACGTCCCCGAGCAAATTGTCACCAACGAGGATCTTGCCTCGCTGGGATGCGATAGCGAGTGGATTGTGCGGCGGACCGGCATCCGCGAACGTCGCCGTGCGGCGGATGATCAATCCACCAGCGAGATGTGTTACCAAGCTGCACTGCGATGCTTGGAAGCCGCGAACATGGACGCCAGCGAGATTGATTTGATCATCGTCGCGACGATGACCCCCGATTACCCGACACCCTCCACCGCATGCCAATTGCAACGCATGCTCGGATCGGTGGCGCCGGCGATGGATATCAACGCGGCGTGTGCAGGATTTACCTACGCCATGATCACGGCGGCCCAATTCGTTGGAATGGGAAATAGTCGCCGTGTCCTGGTCGTTGGTGCTGACATGATGAGCCGCACAGTGAACCCCGAGGATGTAAAGACCTACCCCCTGTTTGGTGACGGAGCGGGTGCGGTGATCATGACCCCGGCGGAACCAGAGAGCGATGCAGAAGCAACCGATTCGGCGAGCCGGTTACACGAACAAGGATTATTGTCCTACCAACTCGGTAGCGAAGGTTGCGGAGGGTCGATGTTGTGCATTCCGGCCGGTGGCACGCGGCGTGCTTTGACCCCCGAAGCGTTTGCCGAAGGTGCTCAATACATGACGATGGACGGCCGAGGCGTGTTCAAATGGGCCGTCCGCGTGTTTGACGAGAGTGCGAAACAAGTACTGCAGCACGCCGGAGTGACGTCGGACCAATTGTCGTTGGTCGTTCTGCATCAAGCCAACCAACGGATCATCGACTCGGCGGTTGCCGATCTGGACATCGCCCCCAAAGACGTTTTCGTCAACCTGGATCGCTATGGCAACACTTCGGCCGCCAGCATCCCGTTGGCGCTGGACGAAGCGGTGCGAGCAGGGCGAATCCAACGAGGCGAATTGGTGCTGCTATGCGGTTTCGGTGCCGGATTGGCCTGGGGAACCGCATTGCTGCGTTGGTAA
- a CDS encoding DUF6800 family protein, translating into MPSGIERVREIRRLRKRRKKTRHLLDRAKKGTMEKAEVIRKLRLLTPGADVIIEREGLKG; encoded by the coding sequence ATGCCATCTGGTATTGAACGCGTCCGAGAGATCCGTCGACTTCGTAAACGTCGCAAAAAGACCCGTCACTTGCTCGACCGAGCTAAGAAGGGAACGATGGAAAAAGCGGAAGTGATTCGCAAACTTCGTCTGCTCACGCCTGGTGCTGACGTGATCATCGAGCGCGAAGGCCTGAAGGGCTAA
- a CDS encoding oligosaccharide flippase family protein: MNSRLVDDAIVLRPFIQQRLRPALRNPATFASLTTVGLFGASLALKLVGNLVLSRLVLPDVFGLMALVTIAVMGLTLLSDVGLAPAVVQHSKGSNPDFLRTAWTVQAIRGIAIWVGCWMAAPLVAKFYSEPILIVLIPIVGFTAAIEGFASTGIMTVQRRLKPTAMITYNVLSQFLGTVVTCVIAYFYPTVWALVAGGLVASASRMLSSYLLPCEIRHRFGWNPEFARDLFHFGKWIFLSTAATFFAMQVDRMVLGRIGSLETLGLYTLATTIAMLPVLLITHIGDYVMFPLLARSARETPEKLAAEVAPVRGRMLGFGLIMNVGVFAVAPIFFGRLYGAQYADAGRLCQWMVFAGWGSVVSGLAVQTLKAVGDVRSMATGKMIRFIATIPCTLIGFTQFGLEGFIVGYTLGIVPEHLWNVGKLWKTRLSFPLQDLAYTLAFTAAIIVLHQFGTTVVSSAVLVCLVSGVTLAAVYWIENRARGNLATQSV, encoded by the coding sequence GTGAACTCACGCTTGGTTGACGATGCGATCGTGTTACGTCCCTTTATCCAACAACGTCTGCGGCCCGCTTTGCGAAACCCCGCGACGTTCGCATCGCTGACCACGGTCGGATTGTTTGGAGCCAGTCTTGCATTGAAACTGGTCGGCAACCTTGTGCTTTCGCGGTTGGTGTTGCCCGATGTGTTTGGATTGATGGCGTTGGTCACGATTGCGGTGATGGGGCTGACCCTACTTTCGGATGTAGGGCTCGCACCTGCGGTGGTCCAACATTCCAAGGGCAGCAACCCCGATTTTCTACGCACCGCATGGACTGTTCAAGCGATTCGAGGGATCGCGATTTGGGTTGGTTGCTGGATGGCCGCACCGCTGGTCGCGAAATTCTATAGCGAACCCATCCTCATCGTCCTGATCCCGATCGTCGGATTCACCGCGGCAATCGAAGGTTTCGCTTCGACGGGGATCATGACCGTTCAGCGGCGACTCAAACCGACTGCAATGATCACCTACAACGTGCTCAGCCAATTTTTGGGGACGGTCGTGACTTGCGTGATCGCTTATTTCTACCCCACGGTGTGGGCGTTGGTGGCCGGCGGGTTGGTGGCGTCCGCGAGTCGAATGCTAAGTAGCTATCTGTTGCCCTGCGAAATACGTCATCGATTCGGATGGAACCCCGAGTTCGCTCGCGATTTGTTTCACTTTGGCAAATGGATTTTTCTCAGCACGGCGGCGACATTTTTCGCGATGCAGGTCGACCGCATGGTGCTGGGGCGAATTGGCAGTTTAGAAACGCTTGGCTTGTACACGTTGGCGACCACCATCGCGATGTTGCCAGTGCTGTTGATCACGCATATCGGCGACTACGTGATGTTTCCGTTGTTGGCGCGGTCGGCGCGTGAGACTCCCGAAAAATTGGCAGCCGAAGTTGCACCGGTTCGTGGGCGGATGCTCGGGTTTGGCTTGATCATGAACGTTGGCGTGTTCGCAGTAGCGCCGATCTTCTTTGGTCGATTGTATGGCGCCCAATACGCCGACGCCGGACGGTTGTGTCAGTGGATGGTTTTCGCAGGCTGGGGTAGTGTCGTTTCGGGATTGGCCGTGCAGACGCTGAAGGCGGTTGGCGACGTGCGGTCGATGGCGACCGGAAAAATGATACGTTTCATTGCCACAATCCCCTGTACGTTGATCGGATTTACCCAATTTGGACTCGAAGGGTTTATCGTTGGCTACACCTTGGGGATCGTCCCCGAGCATCTGTGGAACGTGGGCAAGCTGTGGAAGACGCGATTGTCATTTCCGCTGCAAGATTTGGCATACACGTTGGCCTTCACCGCCGCGATCATTGTTTTGCATCAGTTTGGAACCACGGTCGTCTCGTCCGCAGTGCTGGTTTGTCTGGTCAGCGGCGTCACGCTTGCGGCGGTCTACTGGATCGAAAATCGAGCTCGCGGGAATCTCGCCACCCAATCGGTCTAA
- the topA gene encoding type I DNA topoisomerase, producing MAKSTGKSLVIVESPAKARTISKYLGKGYQVEASIGHIRDLPGGAKEMPEKYKKEPWAYLGVNTENDFEPIYIVPDDKKKQVSKLKAALKDADNLYLATDEDREGEAISWHLFEILKPKVPVHRLVFHEITKDAIQKAIENPRDIDGGLVDAQETRRILDRLYGYDVSQLLWKKVGRGLSAGRVQSVAVRLIVQRERERIAFVDSTYWDLEATFDTASKESFNATLASVDGRKIPTGKDFDSENGKLKNPELLQMDETQATALAERLRGVDFKVTKVEVKPFTERPKAPFTTSTLQQEANRKLGFTARRTMQAAQRLYENGYITYMRTDSTTLSKEAIDASRNLVRSEYGDTFLHPSVRVYANKVKNAQEAHEAIRPAGTPFRLPEAVRGELDSDQFRIFELIWKRTIACQMADAKKQRIGVTIEGGGATFTASGTSILFEGFLRAYVEGSDDPEAELANKERLLPALSEQDRLDAVNLDAKSHTTQPPARYSEASLTRTLEEKGIGRPSTFASIIDTIQKRDYVYKKGNALVPSWTAFSVIRLLETHFGALVDYEFTAQMEDFLDTISRKEAERLEYLRSFYFGDTDNPATEDHQAIGLKRRLEEKVEEIDPRVTAMFSLGTPTEGEHREEVFVRVGKYGPFLEQGERRGSIPDGLAPDEIDLPKALELLEQSQVEDEPIGIHPETGKPIYVKVGRFGAYIQLGENDDEEKRNQSLLRGMEVSDLTLEMACKLLTLPRTLGDHPESGAPIQAFDGRYGPYIKCEKDTRSLPAGVSPLEVTLEEAIALLKQPKTRGRAAPKEPIKKFEKPSPVTEGEVKILEGRFGPYVTDGETNASLRKGMDAAEMTFEAALDLLAERAAKGPSKKKKKASKKKGATKKKAAKKKTTKKKAAKKTAKKKGVVKKKA from the coding sequence ATGGCTAAAAGCACGGGCAAAAGTTTGGTGATCGTCGAATCACCAGCCAAAGCACGCACGATCTCGAAATACTTGGGCAAAGGCTATCAAGTCGAGGCAAGTATTGGACACATTCGGGATCTGCCCGGCGGCGCCAAAGAGATGCCGGAAAAGTACAAAAAAGAGCCTTGGGCCTATCTGGGGGTGAACACCGAGAACGATTTCGAGCCGATCTACATCGTCCCCGATGACAAAAAAAAGCAAGTCAGCAAGCTGAAAGCCGCACTAAAAGACGCCGACAACCTCTATCTCGCGACGGACGAAGACCGCGAAGGAGAAGCGATCAGTTGGCATCTTTTCGAGATTCTCAAGCCGAAAGTGCCTGTCCATCGGTTGGTTTTTCACGAGATCACCAAGGATGCGATTCAAAAAGCGATCGAGAATCCTCGTGACATCGACGGGGGATTGGTCGACGCGCAAGAAACTCGCCGCATCTTGGACCGTTTATACGGTTACGACGTTTCGCAGTTGCTTTGGAAAAAAGTGGGCCGCGGATTGAGTGCCGGTCGCGTGCAGAGCGTCGCGGTTCGCTTGATCGTCCAACGCGAACGCGAACGGATCGCGTTTGTCGATTCGACCTACTGGGACCTCGAAGCCACCTTTGACACCGCGTCCAAAGAATCGTTCAATGCGACGCTCGCCTCGGTCGATGGCCGCAAAATTCCGACCGGAAAAGATTTTGACTCCGAAAACGGCAAGCTAAAAAATCCAGAATTGCTGCAAATGGACGAGACGCAAGCCACGGCGCTCGCCGAGCGGCTTCGCGGAGTCGATTTCAAAGTCACCAAGGTCGAAGTCAAACCGTTCACTGAACGCCCCAAGGCACCGTTTACCACCAGTACGCTGCAGCAGGAAGCGAACCGCAAGTTGGGCTTTACCGCGCGGCGGACCATGCAGGCGGCTCAGCGGTTGTACGAAAACGGTTACATCACTTACATGCGAACCGATAGCACGACGCTCAGCAAAGAAGCGATCGATGCATCACGCAACTTGGTGCGTAGCGAGTACGGCGATACGTTCTTGCACCCCAGCGTTCGGGTGTATGCCAACAAAGTCAAAAACGCACAAGAGGCTCACGAGGCGATTCGTCCTGCGGGGACCCCGTTCCGGCTGCCCGAAGCGGTTCGCGGCGAACTCGATTCGGACCAATTCCGCATCTTTGAATTGATTTGGAAGCGGACGATTGCTTGCCAGATGGCGGACGCCAAGAAACAACGCATCGGTGTGACCATCGAAGGCGGCGGAGCGACCTTTACCGCTAGCGGGACAAGCATCTTGTTCGAAGGATTCTTGCGAGCCTATGTCGAAGGCAGTGACGACCCCGAAGCGGAATTGGCCAACAAAGAACGATTGTTGCCCGCGTTGTCCGAGCAAGACCGGCTCGACGCCGTCAACTTGGACGCAAAGAGCCACACGACCCAGCCTCCGGCGCGGTACAGCGAAGCATCGTTGACTCGCACGCTCGAAGAAAAAGGGATCGGTCGACCGAGTACGTTTGCGTCGATTATCGACACCATCCAAAAACGGGACTACGTCTACAAAAAAGGCAACGCGTTGGTCCCAAGCTGGACCGCATTCAGTGTGATTCGCCTGTTGGAAACCCATTTTGGCGCGTTGGTGGATTACGAATTCACCGCCCAGATGGAAGATTTTCTCGACACGATCAGCCGCAAAGAAGCCGAGCGGCTCGAGTACCTGCGAAGCTTCTATTTCGGCGACACCGACAACCCTGCGACCGAAGATCATCAAGCGATCGGATTGAAGAGACGACTCGAAGAAAAGGTCGAAGAGATCGATCCACGAGTCACCGCGATGTTTTCACTTGGCACGCCCACCGAAGGCGAGCATCGTGAAGAGGTGTTCGTTCGTGTCGGCAAGTACGGTCCGTTCCTCGAACAGGGCGAGCGTCGTGGTTCGATTCCCGATGGTTTGGCGCCCGACGAAATCGATCTGCCCAAAGCGCTCGAACTACTTGAACAGAGTCAAGTCGAAGACGAACCGATCGGAATTCACCCTGAAACCGGCAAGCCAATCTACGTCAAAGTGGGCCGCTTTGGCGCCTACATCCAATTAGGCGAAAACGACGACGAAGAGAAACGCAATCAGTCGCTGCTGAGGGGGATGGAGGTTTCCGATTTGACGCTCGAAATGGCGTGCAAACTGTTGACCTTGCCGCGAACGCTGGGCGATCATCCGGAAAGTGGTGCTCCGATCCAAGCATTTGATGGTCGCTATGGACCGTACATCAAGTGTGAAAAGGACACCCGTTCGCTGCCTGCCGGAGTGTCTCCGTTGGAGGTCACATTGGAAGAGGCGATTGCGCTGCTGAAACAGCCCAAAACGCGTGGTCGTGCGGCACCCAAAGAACCGATCAAAAAGTTCGAGAAACCGTCGCCGGTCACCGAAGGCGAGGTCAAGATTCTTGAAGGTCGCTTTGGGCCCTACGTCACCGATGGCGAAACCAACGCCTCGCTACGCAAGGGCATGGATGCAGCCGAAATGACTTTCGAAGCCGCATTGGACTTGTTGGCTGAACGCGCCGCGAAGGGGCCGAGCAAGAAGAAAAAGAAGGCCAGCAAGAAGAAGGGGGCAACGAAAAAGAAGGCCGCCAAAAAGAAGACGACCAAGAAAAAGGCCGCTAAAAAGACGGCCAAAAAGAAGGGCGTCGTCAAAAAGAAAGCCTAA
- a CDS encoding Gfo/Idh/MocA family protein, giving the protein MPKLSRRQFGSAAAATIAAASLPGVQRFARAAGPNDKLGVCIVGVNSRGNEHIRGFNHDPRTEIRAIVDIDESVGKQRVARVSEMQGSKPEFFTDVRDALEMNGLDILTCATPNHWHALMGVWAMQAGKDVYIEKPISHNIHEGRALVAAAKKYGRMFQTGTQSRSSSACQDAVKFIADGGIGEVNFARGLCYKRRKSIGALGDYPIPEKVNFDLWSGPATYTDPKVTRKQFHYDWHWQRHYGNGDLGNQGPHQTDIARWGLGVDRHPNSVLTYGGRLGYQAERKDPNYVDAGDTGNTEISIYDYGDKCLVFETRGLDCSTTSGDEIESFFGKGKGNKIGVIFYGSEGYLAQTSYDYCAAFDKNKKLIKEFKTRNVGDAHFANFIDACQSRDASQLNADAKTGHLSAAVSHLGNISYYVGEENRVSPAEISKALEKIKSLDNNQETLQRTVEHLTANGVNLEKTPLSLGPHLKFDPEAERFIDNDEANAMLTREYRSGFEVPAAENV; this is encoded by the coding sequence ATGCCAAAACTATCTCGACGTCAGTTCGGCTCGGCCGCAGCCGCCACAATCGCAGCCGCATCGCTCCCCGGTGTTCAGCGGTTCGCCCGCGCCGCCGGCCCCAACGACAAACTTGGCGTGTGCATCGTCGGAGTCAATAGCCGCGGCAACGAGCACATTCGCGGTTTCAATCATGACCCTCGCACCGAGATTCGCGCGATCGTCGACATCGACGAAAGCGTCGGAAAGCAGCGGGTTGCCAGGGTCAGCGAGATGCAGGGCAGCAAGCCCGAATTCTTTACCGACGTGCGTGACGCACTGGAAATGAACGGGCTGGATATCCTGACCTGTGCGACGCCGAATCATTGGCATGCATTGATGGGCGTATGGGCGATGCAGGCCGGTAAAGATGTCTATATCGAGAAACCGATCAGCCATAACATCCACGAAGGCCGCGCGTTGGTGGCAGCGGCCAAGAAATACGGCCGGATGTTCCAAACCGGAACTCAATCACGCAGCAGCAGCGCCTGCCAAGACGCCGTCAAGTTCATTGCCGACGGTGGCATTGGAGAGGTCAATTTTGCTCGCGGGTTGTGTTACAAACGACGTAAATCGATCGGGGCGTTGGGCGATTATCCTATCCCTGAAAAAGTAAACTTTGATTTGTGGAGCGGACCGGCGACCTACACCGACCCGAAGGTCACGCGGAAACAATTCCACTACGATTGGCACTGGCAACGGCACTACGGCAATGGCGACTTGGGCAATCAAGGCCCGCACCAAACCGACATCGCGCGTTGGGGATTGGGCGTTGATCGCCACCCCAATTCGGTGCTGACCTACGGTGGACGTCTGGGGTATCAAGCCGAACGCAAGGACCCTAATTACGTCGACGCCGGAGACACCGGAAACACCGAGATTTCGATCTACGACTACGGCGACAAATGCCTCGTCTTCGAAACTCGTGGTCTGGATTGCTCGACCACCTCGGGCGATGAGATCGAAAGTTTCTTTGGCAAAGGCAAAGGCAATAAGATCGGCGTGATCTTCTATGGCAGCGAAGGCTATCTCGCGCAGACGTCCTATGATTACTGTGCGGCGTTTGACAAGAACAAGAAGCTGATCAAAGAATTCAAAACACGCAACGTCGGCGATGCCCACTTTGCCAATTTCATTGACGCCTGCCAATCGCGTGACGCGTCCCAATTGAATGCCGATGCAAAGACCGGACACCTGTCCGCCGCGGTTAGCCACTTGGGGAACATCTCGTACTACGTGGGCGAGGAAAACCGAGTGTCACCGGCCGAGATCAGCAAAGCACTCGAGAAGATCAAAAGCTTGGACAACAACCAAGAAACGCTGCAGCGTACGGTCGAACACCTAACCGCCAACGGTGTCAATCTAGAAAAGACACCGCTGTCGTTAGGGCCTCACTTGAAGTTTGACCCCGAAGCCGAACGTTTCATCGACAACGACGAAGCCAACGCGATGTTGACTCGCGAGTACCGCAGCGGCTTCGAAGTCCCTGCAGCGGAAAACGTCTAA
- a CDS encoding AIM24 family protein, whose product MSDNRYSLQAFLEKTKDRDLNQGLFELESERMLDINLNGEVWIKMGAMVAYTGQVKFEREGVLSRGVGNLLKKAMSGEGTSLTKVTGQGSVFCADAGKKITILQLDNEAVSVNGNDLLAFEMSLNYNIRMMKKMTAMLAGGLFNIRLEGTGMVAVTTHYDPLTLPVSPSNPVITDPNATVLWSGNIEPELKTDVQWKTFLGRGSGESLQLRFQGNGFVVVQPYEEVYFQSGS is encoded by the coding sequence GTGTCTGACAATCGTTATTCGCTTCAAGCTTTTTTAGAAAAGACCAAAGATCGCGACTTGAACCAAGGGCTGTTCGAGCTTGAGTCCGAGCGGATGCTCGACATCAATCTGAACGGAGAGGTTTGGATCAAGATGGGCGCAATGGTTGCCTACACGGGCCAAGTGAAATTTGAACGCGAAGGCGTGTTGTCTCGGGGAGTCGGCAATCTGTTAAAAAAAGCAATGTCGGGCGAAGGGACGTCGCTGACGAAGGTCACCGGGCAAGGTTCGGTGTTTTGCGCCGATGCGGGGAAAAAGATCACCATCTTGCAGTTGGACAATGAAGCGGTGTCGGTCAATGGCAACGATTTGTTAGCGTTTGAAATGTCGCTGAATTACAACATCCGCATGATGAAAAAGATGACGGCGATGTTGGCGGGCGGATTGTTCAATATTCGGCTCGAAGGCACCGGGATGGTAGCCGTCACGACACATTACGATCCGTTGACGTTGCCGGTGTCCCCATCGAACCCAGTAATCACCGATCCCAATGCGACGGTGTTATGGTCCGGCAACATCGAACCGGAATTGAAGACCGACGTCCAGTGGAAAACGTTTCTCGGTCGCGGTTCAGGCGAATCGTTGCAGCTGCGTTTCCAAGGCAACGGATTCGTGGTCGTCCAGCCGTATGAAGAAGTTTATTTTCAGAGCGGCAGCTAA
- a CDS encoding alanine racemase: MASSSIEAFPTPLLNVDLPTVRNNLRSMADYTAKHSLGLRPHIKTHKTRLFSQMQLEYGAIGLTSAKPSEALAAAVDANDILLAYPCFTPSRMQLLASLCRDHQVRMAIDSPDAAERVSTLLRDHPDCTIGLLVDLDVGHHRTGIGAPEAVVDLARRIEMLPRVRFDGVMFFPGHVVPRGDGVGEGMENVRAALVRVLDALRSAGLEPEIVSGGSTPTAKHTHLIPEINEIRPGTYIFNDLNSVRWQCATLDDCAAIVHATVISTAVKGKAVVDAGSKMLSSDLCGADPQSGFGLLVDHPGAKIARLSEEHGEIELGESDWSPRIGDRVRILPNHICPCVNLQNELIVVDGDEPPRRLAIDARGMVH, encoded by the coding sequence ATGGCATCTTCATCGATCGAAGCCTTTCCGACTCCGCTATTAAATGTCGATTTGCCAACGGTGCGAAACAATTTGCGGTCGATGGCGGACTATACCGCCAAGCACAGCCTGGGATTGCGGCCGCACATCAAGACCCACAAAACGCGTCTGTTTTCGCAGATGCAGCTTGAATACGGGGCGATCGGATTGACGTCGGCCAAGCCGTCCGAGGCGCTCGCCGCGGCGGTGGATGCCAACGATATTCTGCTAGCGTATCCATGCTTCACTCCGTCGCGGATGCAGCTGTTAGCGTCGCTGTGCCGTGACCACCAAGTCCGGATGGCGATCGACAGCCCTGATGCGGCCGAACGTGTTTCAACTCTGTTACGCGATCATCCCGATTGCACGATTGGCTTGCTCGTGGATTTGGATGTTGGACATCATCGCACCGGAATCGGTGCACCCGAAGCGGTGGTTGATTTGGCTCGCCGGATCGAGATGCTGCCCCGCGTGCGTTTTGACGGCGTGATGTTCTTTCCCGGTCACGTGGTGCCTCGCGGTGACGGGGTGGGCGAAGGGATGGAAAATGTTCGCGCTGCACTGGTTCGCGTGTTGGACGCACTGCGATCAGCGGGATTGGAACCCGAGATTGTCTCGGGCGGTTCGACCCCGACCGCCAAGCACACGCATCTGATTCCCGAAATCAACGAGATTCGCCCGGGCACCTATATTTTTAACGATCTCAACAGCGTGCGGTGGCAATGTGCGACGCTCGATGATTGTGCCGCGATCGTTCACGCCACCGTGATCAGCACCGCGGTCAAAGGCAAAGCGGTGGTCGATGCAGGCAGCAAGATGTTATCGAGCGATTTGTGTGGTGCCGATCCGCAATCGGGGTTCGGGCTGTTGGTCGATCATCCAGGAGCCAAGATCGCTCGGCTAAGTGAAGAGCACGGGGAAATCGAATTGGGCGAGAGCGATTGGAGTCCACGGATCGGCGACCGCGTTCGAATTTTGCCAAACCATATTTGCCCCTGCGTCAATCTGCAGAACGAACTCATTGTTGTCGATGGTGACGAACCACCGCGGCGGTTGGCGATTGACGCACGCGGAATGGTTCACTGA